One segment of Lachancea thermotolerans CBS 6340 chromosome E complete sequence DNA contains the following:
- a CDS encoding KLTH0E00440p (some similarities with uniprot|P25502 Saccharomyces cerevisiae YKL015W PUT3 Positive regulator of PUT (proline utilization) genes zinc-finger transcription factor of the Zn(2)-Cys(6) binuclear cluster domain type): MPRKKMMKACIKCKQRKKKCSGQLPCDYCVKIEQPGGCEYRTRTKSKVVKVTERYISSLKNKIRALEAELAKASEGPDSEGCLEDGATSAEVNPLIEPEFRLTPDLDSPKQESLTIGSVEHCVQASQHSKQFLGMSSCVQYLAKLKQSLVNSCGSSTEHFVATDGGWPPNDLDINRSFVENVATKELPDLRKAKELIEIAHEIIGADYMFLETGYFEDTAQHLICKNPPPLQSEAIIEYTTELLRLVAHLALGSLFDKENAESRSLGLKYHRTTLLLYSELVKTYDCAASTSLILSLLYMAYFSLSLNKATSAFVMTGSAIRTMFTLGLHKRTKTIVENRVFWLCFIYDRLLAVRFGFPLMIDERNINIPLLTEVDDNLTAVSLDIYHFVSQVRLAKITTQIITKIYTRNPYSFLHNCHAVLKQLKNWFESLPAELKFDYNDIKTATTRSTFNLHINYNYSIIIATRPVLLYVFNSILTENRTKEKIYEARQLELISVLLESCVQAAEIQSRILAKLYYDGKLANRSFLDCHYIFSATTVLILTGYCSMLSGESIAFSGDIEGLFDFIQHNLKILQGLSEYNLAAKNFNKQLTELIDMMSSDEVVKALATGRSQNDPTSVDFQQAVASPRPMSRILRKRGNNPPKDFEEIGYVDLSQLVNNMDAEFRSGSTTDLFLDEDFMNYASGSL; encoded by the coding sequence ATGCCTCgcaagaagatgatgaaagcTTGTATAAAATGCAAGCAACGCAAGAAAAAATGCTCGGGACAGCTCCCCTGCGATTACTGTGTTAAGATAGAGCAGCCTGGAGGATGTGAGTACCGCACGAGAACGAAATCCAAGGTGGTAAAAGTGACCGAACGATACATATCTTCATTAAAAAACAAGATTCGTGCCCTCGAAGCTGAACTAGCCAAGGCTTCTGAGGGCCCCGACAGCGAGGGCTGCCTGGAGGACGGAGCGACCTCGGCAGAAGTCAACCCCTTGATAGAGCCTGAGTTCAGGCTTACACCTGACCTAGACAGCccaaaacaagaaagcttgaCGATCGGCTCAGTCGAGCACTGTGTTCAAGCGAGCcaacattcaaaacaatttttGGGAATGTCCTCGTGTGTGCAATACTTAGCAAAGCTGAAGCAATCATTGGTAAACTCTTGCGGAAGCTCTACGGAGCATTTTGTAGCTACGGATGGCGGCTGGCCCCCAAATGATCTCGATATAAATCGAAGTTTCGTTGAGAACGTGGCAACAAAGGAACTTCCTGACCTAAGAAAAGCTAAAGAGCTTATTGAGATTGCTCATGAAATTATCGGCGCCGACTACATGTTTTTGGAGACCGGTTATTTTGAGGACACCGCACAACACCTCATTTGTAAGAACCCACCGCCACTTCAATCAGAGGCCATTATTGAATACACAACAGAGCTACTTAGACTTGTAGCACATCTCGCTCTGGGTTCACTTTTCGATAAAGAAAATGCTGAGTCAAGGTCTTTGGGATTAAAGTATCATAGAACCACGTTGCTACTCTATAGCGAGTTGGTGAAAACATATGATTGTGCTGCCAGTACATCGCTCATACTATCGCTATTGTATATGGCGTActtctctttgtctttgaacaAAGCTACCTCGGCGTTTGTTATGACAGGCAGTGCCATACGAACAATGTTTACGCTGGGCCTTcacaaaagaacaaaaactaTTGTTGAAAACCGAGTTTTTTGGCTATGCTTTATCTACGATAGACTCTTGGCCGTTAGATTCGGGTTTCCTTTGATGATAGATGAACGCAATATCAACATTCCGCTTCTCACTGAGGTTGATGACAACTTGACAGCAGTCTCTCTGGACATCTACCACTTTGTTTCTCAGGTTCGTCTTGCAAAAATTACAACCCAAATCATCACGAAAATTTACACGCGAAACCCATACTCATTTCTTCATAACTGCCACGCAGTTCTAAAGCAGCTGAAAAATTGGTTTGAATCTTTGCCAGCAGAATTGAAGTTTGATTACAACGATATCAAAACTGCAACGACCCGATCGACCTTCAACCTCCATATCAATTATAATTATTCGATCATAATAGCTACTAGACCTGTCCTGCTCTACGTTTTCAACAGTATTCTCACGGAGAACCGAACCAAAGAGAAGATATATGAAGCGCGTCAACTTGAACTGATATCGGTGCTGCTGGAGTCATGTGTTCAAGCTGCAGAGATCCAAAGTCGAATATTGGCAAAGTTATATTATGACGGTAAGTTGGCCAATCGTTCGTTCTTAGATTGTCACTATATCTTTAGTGCAACAACCGTTCTTATTTTAACGGGCTACTGTTCGATGCTTTCAGGAGAATCCATTGCTTTTTCTGGAGATATTGAAGGcctttttgatttcataCAGCACAATCTCAAGATACTGCAGGGGCTCTCAGAGTACAACCTTGCCGctaaaaacttcaacaagcaatTAACGGAGTTAATAGACATGATGAGCTCAGATGAGGTAGTAAAAGCTCTAGCAACAGGGCGTTCCCAGAATGACCCCACCTCTGTTGATTTTCAGCAGGCCGTTGCAAGTCCGCGTCCCATGTCACGAATTCTAAGGAAGAGGGGAAATAATCCGCCgaaagattttgaagaaatcgGCTACGTGGATCTTTCACAGTTGGTCAACAATATGGACGCCGAATTTCGCTCAGGATCAACTACAGACTTGTTCTTAGATGAAGACTTCATGAATTATGCAAGTGGTTCCCTTTGA
- a CDS encoding allantoate permease family MFS transporter (weakly similar to uniprot|P53322 Saccharomyces cerevisiae YGR260W TNA1 High affinity nicotinic acid plasma membrane permease) — protein sequence MAIGLVKTVQMETTHSVATKDPIKVSIHDDAELSEELAEHVIEEEYYIDPQDESALTRKLDTRLLPMLAFMYFLSALDRSNIGNAYTSGMKEDLRLTSHQYSNAVSVFYSTYLAAELPAVWLLKIAKPRYYMSILVFCWSVITLSSGFVKSYHSLLATRILLGTFEGGFFPAMTLLITMMYKPKEQAKRIAFFFGSSALSGAFGGLIATGLASVNNAGGLEGWRWLYIIEGLISVCASFWLFFGLPDNLDKMKFLNERELSLMQIREKQRIQYMGADPAFSWGQVWLAFKDFKTYFAFVIQFCQDIILYGFSTFLTAILKLGLGYSSREAQYMSVPVYILAAIVFMVSAYVSDRLQVRGPVFFCYNILGATGYIILLAVDNNAVKYFACYLITFSLYTGTGLNITWLTNNVAPHYKRATALGLNQTLGNLSGAIVGQVYTKSPYVFGNSFSLGCIVLSNILTAVQIAWLVKLNKDKAAILAGTKKDTKKERIGDEALDFKYCL from the coding sequence ATGGCTATAGGCTTAGTAAAGACAGTGCAGATGGAGACAACGCACTCAGTAGCAACAAAAGACCCCATCAAGGTTTCGATTCACGACGATGCAGAGCTCTCAGAAGAACTGGCCGAACATGTCATCGAGGAAGAGTATTACATTGATCCCCAAGATGAGAGTGCACTAACAAGAAAGTTAGACACGCGCCTGCTCCCAATGCTGGCTTTTATGTACTTCCTTTCAGCTTTGGATCGTTCAAACATTGGAAACGCTTACACCTCCGGAATGAAAGAAGATTTGCGGCTAACTTCCCATCAATACTCCAATGCAGTTTCTGTGTTTTACTCCACGTACCTCGCAGCAGAATTACCAGCCGTATGGCTACTAAAGATCGCAAAACCTCGCTACTATATGTCTATTTTGGTATTCTGTTGGTCGGTCATCACACTTTCAAGCGGTTTTGTCAAAAGCTATCACTCTTTGCTCGCAACGAGAATTCTGCTAGGGACTTTTGAGGGCGGTTTCTTTCCTGCAATGACCTTGCTGATCACCATGATGTACAAGCCCAAGGAGCAAGCTAAAAGGAttgcctttttcttcggaTCATCTGCATTATCTGGTGCTTTTGGCGGACTCATTGCCACTGGGCTGGCCTCCGTGAACAATGCAGGAGGTCTTGAGGGTTGGAGATGGCTCTACATTATTGAAGGCCTGATTTCCGTTTGTGCCTCCTTCTGGCTATTTTTTGGGCTACCAGACAACCTGGACAAAATGAAGTTTCTAAATGAGCGAGAGCTCAGCCTCATGCAAATCCGGGAGAAGCAAAGAATTCAATATATGGGTGCGGATCCAGCCTTTAGCTGGGGTCAAGTCTGGCTGGcattcaaagacttcaaaacttaCTTCGCTTTTGTAATCCAATTCTGCCAGGACATTATCCTCTACGGCTTCAGTACATTTCTCACAGCGATCCTAAAGTTGGGGTTGGGTTACAGTTCACGCGAAGCTCAATACATGAGCGTGCCGGTGTACATTCTTGCCGCCATTGTGTTCATGGTATCTGCTTATGTGAGTGACCGTCTGCAGGTCAGAGGTCcagtcttcttctgttACAACATACTAGGTGCGACAGGCTATATCATCCTGCTCGCGGTCGACAACAACGCGGTCAAATACTTTGCCTGCTACCTGATCACATTCTCGCTTTACACTGGGACGGGCCTAAACATTACGTGGCTGACCAACAACGTTGCTCCTCATTACAAGAGAGCAACGGCTCTGGGACTTAACCAAACTCTTGGAAACCTTTCAGGCGCTATTGTGGGACAGGTCTACACAAAGTCACCGTATGTCTTTGGTAACTCATTTTCCCTAGGCTGTATTGTTCTTTCCAATATTCTGACAGCAGTTCAGATAGCTTGGCTggtcaagctcaacaaggaTAAAGCTGCGATTTTGGCGGGGACCAAAAAGGACAcaaagaaggagagaaTTGGCGACGAAGCTTTGGACTTTAAATATTGCTTGTGA
- a CDS encoding KLTH0E00484p (highly similar to uniprot|P28273 YKL215C Saccharomyces cerevisiae Hypothetical ORF), which translates to MSKIRIAIDRGGTFTDCIGNPGTGKPQDDVVIKLLSVDPKNYPDAPLEGIRRLLEIFQKKKISRGVPLDLSDVESLRMGTTLATNCALERNGERCVFVTTKGFKDCLLIGDQTRPRIFELAIKRPDPLYDVVIEVDERVTLEDFSEDPENVKSQPSANEGVIVGKSGEIVRVLRKPDISTLRTALEAAFAQGIRSVGIALLHSYTFPEHEELVAALASEIGFTHVSLSSQVSPMIKYLPRANSAIADAYLTPVIQKYLSGMQAGLINTDNTNIQFMQSDGGLVEGSKFSGLKSILSGPAGGVVGYSATCYDPVTKIPLVGFDMGGTSTDVSRYGDGKLDHVFETTTAGIVIQSPQLDINTVAAGGSSRLFWENGLFRVGPESATADPGPAAYRKGGPLTITDANLLLGRLVPEFFPKIFGPNEDESLDMDITKKKFEELAETINRDLGTRFSTDQVAYGFIKVANESMARPIRSLTEAKGHVISSHQMVTFGGAGGQHAVAVAESLGIDTVIAHRYSSILSAYGMFLADVVEETQEPCSLVLENTSTCIKVEERFEAMTGKATDSLLKQGFSEKDLSFEKYLNLRYEGTETSLMVLKDKSSWKFSQDFAKAHKREFGFIFSDRNIIVDDIRIRAVAKSPVRSQTSIEEELARSLISEIDVEREVAFYKDVFFDDRRMKTPVFQIDNMPVGSRIKGPCILADGTQTNIIPCNATATILSSHIVIKITSRSQESDTKLENRVDPVLLSIFSHRFMDIAEQMGNQLRKTSVSTNVKERLDFSCALFDPEGNLVANAPHVPVHLGSMSTCISAQAKLWKNKLKPGDVLVTNHPEMGGTHLPDITVITPAFSETSGKIIFYVASRAHHADIGGILPGSVPPNSKELYEEGAAIYSELLVKEGRFDEELLIKLLVDDPAQYPGCSGSRKISDNMSDLKAQIAANNKGVQLIAKLMTDFGFDVIVKYMLAIQENASFTVKQVLKRMTEHFGATEFAGEDYMDDGTVIKLRVTLDTKKEEYVFDFEGTSPQVYGNLNAPEAITNSAILYCLRCLVNEEIPLNQGCLKPITVKIPKGSILSPTKGVAVVGGNVLTSQRVTDVVLKTFKVMADSQGDCNNFTFGTGGKDSNGKVSSGFGYYETICGGHGAGGDSWRGPGWNGAHAVHTNMTNTRMTDVEIFERRYPVILREFSIRAGSGGKGKFAGGNGVVRDILFRKAVQASILSERRVVPPHGFDGGEDGERGLNLWIRGSSGAVINIGAKNTISAQPGDRVIIMTPGGGGWGLPE; encoded by the coding sequence ATGTCCAAGATCAGAATAGCTATTGACAGGGGCGGAACGTTCACCGACTGCATTGGTAACCCCGGGACTGGCAAACCGCAAGACGACGTCGTCATTAAACTTCTCTCAGTTGACCCTAAAAACTATCCTGACGCTCCGCTTGAAGGTATAAGAAGGCTGCTGGAGATAtttcagaagaagaaaatcTCAAGAGGTGTTCCGCTAGATTTGTCCGATGTTGAAAGTCTCAGAATGGGTACAACGCTCGCCACAAACTGTGCTCTCGAGAGAAATGGCGAGCGTTGCGTTTTTGTTACAACGAAAGGCTTTAAGGACTGCCTCCTCATCGGCGATCAAACACGGCCACGGATTTTCGAGCTGGCAATTAAACGGCCAGATCCGCTCTATGACGTTGTCATCGAGGTTGACGAAAGAGTAACCTTGGAGGACTTTTCCGAGGACCCGGAAAACGTGAAATCCCAGCCTAGTGCGAATGAAGGAGTTATTGTTGGTAAGAGTGGTGAGATAGTGCGGGTCCTGAGAAAACCTGACATTTCGACTCTCCGAACCGCCTTGGAGGCCGCTTTCGCCCAGGGCATTCGATCAGTAGGTATCGCGCTTCTTCACTCTTACACTTTCCCTGAACATGAAGAGCTAGTTGCTGCTTTAGCGTCTGAGATCGGCTTCACGCATGTCTCGTTGTCGTCGCAAGTCTCGCCAATGATCAAATACCTTCCCAGGGCAAACAGTGCTATCGCAGACGCTTATCTTACGCCCgtaattcaaaaatacttGAGCGGAATGCAAGCTGGCCTCATAAACACAGACAACACAAACATTCAGTTTATGCAGTCAGATGGGGGACTCGTCGAGGGCAGCAAGTTCTCGGGATTAAAATCAATTCTATCGGGCCCTGCGGGTGGGGTTGTTGGATACTCCGCCACTTGCTACGACCCTGTAACCAAGATTCCCCTGGTTGGTTTTGACATGGGCGGGACCTCCACCGACGTCAGCAGGTATGGAGACGGAAAACTTGATCATGTGTTCGAGACCACAACTGCTGGAATTGTTATCCAAAGTCCTCAGTTGGACATTAATACCGTAGCCGCAGGCGGGAGTTCTAGGTTATTTTGGGAAAACGGGCTGTTCAGGGTCGGTCCCGAATCTGCCACCGCAGATCCCGGTCCCGCGGCTTATCGTAAAGGCGGGCCATTGACAATCACAGATGCAAATCTGCTTTTAGGCCGACTTGTCCCCGAGTTTTTCCCCAAAATATTCGGCCCTAACGAAGACGAGTCTTTGGATATGGACattaccaaaaagaagttcgaAGAGCTAGCCGAAACGATTAACCGCGATCTGGGCACAAGATTCTCCACGGATCAAGTTGCATATGGGTTCATAAAAGTTGCTAACGAATCAATGGCTCGTCCTATTAGATCTCTTACTGAAGCTAAGGGTCATGTTATATCCAGCCATCAAATGGTCACATTTGGGGGAGCTGGCGGCCAGCATGcggttgctgttgctgagTCTTTAGGCATTGACACTGTTATAGCCCACCGCTACTCTTCGATCTTATCGGCTTATGGGATGTTCTTGGCTGACGTGGTTGAGGAAACCCAGGAACCATGCTCTCTTGTTTTAGAGAACACCAGCACTTGTATTAAAGTGGAAGAAAGGTTTGAAGCTATGACCGGAAAGGCTACCGACAGCTTACTAAAGCAGGGGTTTTCAGAGAAGGACCTATCCTTTGAGAAATATTTAAACTTGCGATACGAGGGGACTGAAACAAGCTTAATGGTCCTGAAAGATAAATCAAGCTGGAAATTCTCCCAGGACTTCGCGAAAGCACATAAAAGAGAATTCGGGTTTATTTTCAGTGACAGAAATATAATAGTTGATGATATTAGGATAAGAGCAGTGGCAAAGTCGCCCGTACGCTCCCAAACATCcatcgaagaagagcttgctaGATCACTTATATCTGAAATTGATGTTGAGAGGGAGGTCGCGTTTTACAAAGACGTGTTCTTTGACGATCGACGCATGAAAACCCCGGTGTTTCAAATCGACAACATGCCGGTAGGAAGCCGGATCAAGGGTCCTTGTATTCTCGCGGATGGCACTCAGACTAATATCATTCCATGTAATGCTACCGCAACCATTCTAAGCTCTCATATTGTTATCAAAATAACGTCACGATCTCAAGAAAGCGATACGAAGTTGGAGAACCGCGTGGACCCTGTTTTACTTTCTATCTTTAGCCACCGTTTCATGGACATTGCGGAGCAGATGGGAAACCAGCTGAGGAAAACATCAGTTTCAACTAACGTCAAAGAAAGGCTTGATTTCTCGTGCGCATTGTTTGATCCCGAGGGAAACCTCGTAGCGAATGCGCCGCACGTTCCTGTGCACCTTGGCTCTATGTCTACCTGCATATCTGCGCAGGCCAAGCTGTGGAAGAATAAATTGAAACCTGGGGACGTCTTAGTTACTAATCACCCCGAGATGGGCGGAACACACTTGCCTGATATAACAGTAATAACGCCTGCCTTCTCTGAAACCAGTGGCAAAATCATATTTTATGTTGCATCGCGAGCGCACCATGCCGACATAGGCGGTATTCTGCCTGGATCTGTACCACCTAACTCGAAAGAACTATACGAAGAGGGCGCGGCCATTTATTCTGAGTTGTTAGTCAAGGAAGGAAGGTTTGACGAAGAACTACTCATAAAGCTCCTTGTGGACGACCCTGCTCAATATCCGGGCTGTTCTGGGTCTAGAAAAATCAGCGACAACATGAGTGACCTTAAAGCCCAAATCGCGGCTAATAATAAAGGTGTACAGCTGATAGCTAAGCTCATGACGGActttggttttgatgtTATTGTCAAGTACATGCTGGCGatccaagaaaatgcaTCATTCACGGTTAAACAGGTTCTCAAGCGCATGACAGAGCATTTTGGTGCAACAGAGTTCGCAGGCGAAGATTACATGGATGATGGTACCGTAATAAAACTGAGAGTTACCCTCGACaccaaaaaagaagagtacgtttttgactttgaaggGACTTCGCCTCAGGTCTACGGGAACCTAAATGCTCCAGAGGCAATCACTAACTCTGCCATCCTCTACTGTTTGCGATGTTTAGTTAACGAGGAGATTCCCCTAAATCAGGGCTGCCTCAAGCCTATCACTGTGAAGATCCCAAAAGGGTCAATTTTGAGCCCTACAAAGGGTGTCGCTGTAGTGGGGGGAAATGTTTTAACTTCCCAGAGAGTCACAGATGTTGTCCTGAAGACTTTCAAGGTTATGGCTGATTCTCAGGGAGACTGTAACAACTTTACTTTTGGAACAGGCGGTAAAGATAGTAATGGGAAAGTCAGCAGCGGTTTTGGATACTACGAAACCATATGTGGTGGCCACGGTGCCGGCGGTGATTCTTGGAGAGGCCCAGGATGGAACGGAGCTCACGCTGTTCACACTAACATGACAAATACAAGAATGACTGACGtcgagatttttgaaagacgaTACCCAGTAATTTTGCGAGAGTTTTCTATTAGGGCTGGCTCTGGAGGAAAAGGGAAGTTTGCGGGTGGTAACGGTGTTGTTAGAGATATTTTGTTCCGCAAAGCAGTTCAAGCCTCTATCCTGTCAGAGCGTCGTGTGGTTCCTCCTCACGGATTTGACGGGGGCGAAGATGGCGAAAGAGGACTGAACCTATGGATCCGGGGGTCTTCGGGAGCCGTGATCAACATCGGAGCCAAAAACACGATCAGCGCTCAACCTGGAGACCGTGTTATCATTATGACGCCAGGTGGCGGTGGTTGGGGCCTGCCTGAGTAG